One window of the Anas acuta chromosome 12, bAnaAcu1.1, whole genome shotgun sequence genome contains the following:
- the LOC137862822 gene encoding zona pellucida sperm-binding protein 3-like — translation MGSGSSLGIALLCWALAEAVSYSPWDLSARDSGVLRVRGDSSWRWPQVPSFSQPSPWAWVDVSQLQAAAPLHPVAVQCQEAQVVLTVHRDLFGTGRLVRAGDLTLGTAACTPTAQNAAENVVTFVAGLHECGSTLQMTPDSLIYKTSLFYNPTPAGNTVIVRTSPAVVPIECHYPRRSNVSSNAVRPTWAPFHSTLSAEEKLVFSLRLMSDDWSSERLSNGFQLGESLHLQADVVPGGHVPLRLFVEDCVATPSVDRSSSPRYALIDLSGCLVDGRADDSTSAFVSPRPRQETLQFVVDAFKFAGDDRNLIYITCHLKVSPADQAPNPLNKACSFNKASSLWAPVEGTGDICSCCETGNCALYGGYSRRNNPLARWPGRRLRRDISSRQGGSSRAAEAEVSLGPLLILDPAQGSRSASGRIVPAGRAPQGAAEGLPMLVQVAMLVAAAVLSLTALGIFLACRKCSCPLGMSL, via the exons ATGGGGTCTGGAAGCAGCCTGGGTattgctctgctgtgctgggcactgGCTGAAGCAGTGTCTTACAGCCCCTGGGATCTCTCCGCAAGGGACTCAGGGGTCTTGAGGGTCCGAGGGGACTCTTCGTGGAGATGGCCTCAGGTGCCTTccttctcccagccctccccatgGGCTTGGGTGGATGtctcccagctccaggctgctgcccccctgcaccctgtggctgtgcagtgccaggaggcTCAGGTGGTGCTCACGGTGCACCGGGACCTCTTTGGCACTGGGCGCCTGGTCCGGGCTGGGGACCTGACCTTGGGCACGGCTGCCTGCACACCTACGGCCCAAAATGCTGCTGAGAACGTGGTGACCTTCGTGGCTGGGCTGCATGAGTGCGGCAGCACCCTACAG ATGACCCCAGACTCCTTGATCTACAAAACAAGCTTGTTCTACAACCCCACTCCTGCTGGCAACACGGTCATTGTAAGAACCAGCCCAGCCGTGGTTCCTATCGAGTGTCACTACCCCAG GAGGAGCAATGTGAGCAGCAATGCCGTCCGGCCTACCTGGGCTCCCTTCCACTCCACGCTGTCAGCAGAAGAGAAGCTGGTGTTCTCCCTGCGCCTCATGAGCG ATGACTGGAGCTCCGAGAGGCTCTCCAATGGCTTCCAGCTGGGGGAAAGCCTGCACCTCCAGGCTGATGTCGTGCCGGGGGGCCATGTGCCCCTGCGGCTCTTCGTGGAGGACTGCGTGGCGACTCCGAGCGTGGACCGGAGCTCCTCGCCCCGCTATGCTTTGATCGACCTCAGCGG GTGCTTGGTGGATGGGAGAGCCGATGACAGCACCTCAGCCTTCGTGTCCCCGCGGCCGAGGCAGGAAACACTGCAGTTTGTGGTCGATGCTTTCAAGTTTGCAGGAGATGACAGGAACCTG ATCTACATCACCTGCCACCTGAAGGTCTCCCCGGCTGACCAGGCCCCAAACCCTCTGAACAAGGCCTGTTCCTTCAACAAAGCCAGCAGCCT GTGGGCTCCCGTGGAGGGCACTGGGGACATCTGCAGCTGCTGCGAGACAGGCAACTGTGCACTGTATGGAGGCTACTCCAGGAGAAATAACCCcctggccaggtggccagggAGGCGCTTGAGGAGAGACATCTCTTCCAGGCAAG GTGGGTCCTCAAGGGCAGCAGAGGCTGAAGTCTCACTTGGACCACTGTTAATCCTTGACCCAGCTCAGGGCTCACGGAGTGCCTCGGGACGGATTGTGCCAGCAGGAAGGGCACCGCAGG gtGCTGCTGAAGGACTTCCTATGCTGGTTCAAGTTGCTATGCTCgtagcagctgctgtgctgagcttAACTGCCCTTGGAATATTTCTCGCATGCAGAAAGTGCAGTTGCCCTCTGGGAATGTCACTGTAA
- the CD276 gene encoding CD276 antigen yields the protein MLCPLLALALSLAGAMEIQVPEEPVVALFGRDATLRCSFSPEANFSLDDLSLIWQLTDTKRLVHSFSGGRDQLADQGGGYANRTALFYDQLAQGNVSLLLRRVEIADEGSFTCFVRVRDYSSAAVTLQVAAPYSKPNLNLEPNKDLKPGDLAAVTCHASRGYPEASVLWQDSQGTNITENITTSQVANEEGLFDVHSVLQVLVEPSSTYSCLVRNPVLQQETHASVTITGQHLAFPAVALWVTVGLAICVVVLLIVLAYICQKKIRESCEEEEENAGTEEQDEDGEEPKTALQPLKSTEDKADNEQEID from the exons ATGCTCTGCCCGCTGCTCGCCCTGGCGCTCAGCCTGGCAG GTGCCATGGAGATCCAGGTCCCGGAGGAGCCCGTGGTGGCCCTTTTTGGCCGAGACGCCACCTTGCGCTGCTCCTTCTCCCCCGAGGCCAATTTCAGCCTGGACGACCTCAGCCTCATCTGGCAGCTGACGGACACCAAGCGCTTGGTGCACAGCTTCTCCGGCGGCCGGGACCAGCTGGCCGACCAGGGCGGGGGCTACGCCAACCGCACGGCCCTCTTCTACGACCAGCTGGCCCAGGGCAACGTCTCGCTGCTCCTCCGGCGCGTGGAGATCGCGGATGAGGGCAGCTTCACCTGCTTTGTCCGCGTCCGTGACTACAGCAGCGCCGCCGTGACGCTGCAGGTGGCAG ctCCCTACTCCAAGCCCAATTTGAACCTGGAGCCCAACAAAGACTTAAAGCCGGGGGACCTGGCGGCCGTGACCTGCCACGCATCCCGCGGCTACCCCGAGGCCAGCGTCCTCTGGCAGGACAGCCAGGGCACCAACATCACGGAGAACATCACCACGTCCCAGGTGGCCAACGAGGAAGGTCTCTTTGACGTGCACAGCGTCCTCCAGGTGCTGgtggagcccagcagcacctACTCCTGCCTGGTGCGAAACccggtgctgcagcaggagaccCATGCCTCCGTCACCATCACAG GCCAACACCTCGCCTTCCCCGCTGTGGCTCTCTGGGTGACAGTGGGACTCGCCATCTGTGTCGTGGTGCTGCTCATCGTCCTGGCTTACATCTGCCAGAAGAAAATCCGTGAGAGctgcgaggaagaggaggaaaatgcag GGACGGAGGAGCAGGATGAAGATGGGGAAGAACCCAAGACAG ctctgcagccgCTGAAGAGCACAGAAGACAAAGCAG ATAACGAGCAAGAAATTGATTGA